The following are encoded together in the Bacillus cereus group sp. RP43 genome:
- a CDS encoding FtsX-like permease family protein, producing the protein MTLSRIALRNIQRNFKDYFVYFASMIFSIVIYFTFKALQYNSQMEKAAEASKKISGAFQVSSVMLIIFVAVFIIYSNGFFTRKRKKEVGLYSLLGIRKRQIGKMLFYENMLMGLMSLVIGIAIGSVLSKLFLELLVSMMGLNLNVHFEVPMAAIIDTAIIFFVIILYTSLQGYRLIYRFKLIELFRAEREGEAMPKGSVIMALISVFLIGSGYFLALMFMKAIMYANFMAVALYILLATVLGTYLLFMFFTVFVLKRARNNKSSFYNGMNMVTTSQLLYRIKGNAKSLATISILSAVTLTAVGTSVTMYYNTFTQSKAVAPYSYSYEKKDAELDKKVNAIFAEEKENHPVKDQFEVEMVPVKGKFEGVKVDFIFNMNYSISEKYQFISQSEFNKLAKKIDAETVNIAAGEAFIYDSSYIEGYEFSPEYKGNKAVFQIGNETKTLTIQGANNNAITNLGELVVVVPDEMYEQAKQAFGTRVVKNIDVKDERNSKVLTEKLTKVMPAGESEMAPPFRDFYTGFHMGLEATGLMMFIGMFLGLVFLLATGSIIYFKQLTEASADRERYVVLHKIGVTKQEMKKAIAKQVSFIFAIPLVIGILHSLFALKGLGNILPFEIMIPLLISIGVYSVIYIGYYFLTVRSYYKIVSAK; encoded by the coding sequence ATGACCTTATCTAGAATTGCCCTCCGCAACATACAGCGGAATTTTAAAGACTACTTTGTATATTTTGCATCTATGATTTTTAGTATCGTCATTTACTTTACATTTAAAGCACTGCAATATAATTCACAAATGGAAAAAGCAGCGGAAGCCTCTAAAAAGATTAGCGGTGCGTTTCAGGTTTCCAGTGTGATGCTTATCATTTTCGTAGCAGTGTTCATTATATATTCGAACGGATTCTTTACACGTAAACGTAAAAAAGAAGTTGGCTTATATTCTTTATTAGGTATTCGTAAAAGACAAATTGGTAAAATGCTCTTTTATGAAAATATGTTAATGGGATTAATGTCATTAGTAATCGGGATTGCGATTGGTAGTGTCCTTTCAAAATTATTCCTTGAGTTATTAGTAAGTATGATGGGATTAAACTTAAACGTCCATTTTGAAGTACCGATGGCTGCCATTATTGATACAGCAATTATTTTCTTTGTGATTATTTTATATACATCACTCCAAGGGTATCGTTTAATTTATCGCTTTAAGTTAATTGAACTTTTCCGCGCAGAACGTGAAGGAGAAGCAATGCCAAAAGGATCTGTCATTATGGCATTAATTTCAGTTTTCTTAATCGGTTCAGGTTATTTCTTAGCGTTAATGTTTATGAAGGCAATTATGTATGCAAACTTTATGGCAGTTGCACTTTATATTTTACTTGCGACAGTATTAGGTACGTACTTACTATTTATGTTCTTTACTGTATTCGTATTGAAACGTGCAAGAAATAATAAATCATCGTTTTATAACGGTATGAATATGGTAACGACGTCACAGCTACTATATCGTATTAAAGGGAATGCAAAGTCACTTGCGACAATTTCTATTTTAAGTGCGGTAACATTAACAGCGGTTGGTACGTCAGTTACGATGTATTACAACACATTTACACAATCAAAAGCAGTTGCACCATACAGCTACTCTTATGAGAAGAAAGATGCAGAACTAGATAAGAAAGTAAATGCGATTTTTGCTGAGGAAAAAGAGAATCATCCTGTAAAAGATCAATTTGAAGTTGAGATGGTTCCTGTAAAAGGAAAGTTTGAAGGAGTTAAAGTCGATTTCATCTTTAATATGAACTACAGTATCTCAGAGAAATATCAATTTATATCTCAATCTGAATTTAATAAACTTGCTAAAAAAATCGATGCAGAAACAGTGAATATAGCTGCCGGTGAAGCCTTTATATATGATAGTTCTTATATTGAAGGGTATGAGTTTAGCCCTGAATATAAAGGAAATAAAGCGGTATTCCAAATTGGAAATGAAACGAAGACATTGACGATCCAAGGTGCAAATAATAATGCAATTACGAACTTAGGTGAATTAGTTGTTGTCGTTCCAGATGAAATGTATGAACAAGCGAAGCAAGCATTTGGAACACGTGTTGTGAAAAATATTGATGTAAAAGATGAAAGAAACAGTAAAGTATTAACAGAAAAACTAACAAAAGTGATGCCAGCTGGTGAATCAGAAATGGCACCACCATTTAGAGACTTCTATACTGGTTTCCATATGGGACTTGAAGCAACTGGACTAATGATGTTCATCGGAATGTTCTTAGGACTTGTATTCTTACTAGCAACAGGTTCTATTATTTACTTCAAACAGCTAACAGAGGCAAGTGCAGATCGTGAGCGTTACGTTGTCCTTCATAAAATCGGTGTAACGAAACAAGAAATGAAAAAAGCTATTGCAAAACAAGTGAGCTTTATCTTTGCAATTCCACTAGTAATCGGAATTCTACACAGTTTGTTTGCATTAAAAGGTTTAGGGAACATACTACCATTTGAAATTATGATTCCGCTTCTAATTAGTATCGGAGTATACAGCGTTATTTATATCGGATATTACTTCTTAACAGTTCGCTCTTATTATAAGATTGTGAGTGCGAAGTAA
- a CDS encoding LPXTG cell wall anchor domain-containing protein: protein MKKKLLPICAMALLTVGYSSVASASTGTLTKEEAAQVQSDVAKKEAAIQEQQKNDVEKKQAAQVQEKSDMAKKEEAIKAQQKNEVEKKGAAQVQEKGDVAKKEEAIKAQQKNEVEKKGAAQVQEKSDVAKKEVAKQAVQGEKLPNTASNNVAMMALSACLVAIGTLFGLNRRNKVKA, encoded by the coding sequence ATGAAAAAGAAACTATTACCAATTTGTGCAATGGCACTTTTAACAGTAGGTTATTCTTCGGTAGCGAGTGCTTCAACTGGAACACTGACAAAGGAAGAAGCAGCGCAAGTACAGTCAGATGTAGCTAAAAAGGAAGCAGCAATTCAGGAACAGCAAAAAAATGATGTAGAGAAAAAGCAAGCAGCACAAGTACAAGAAAAAAGTGATATGGCTAAAAAAGAAGAAGCAATAAAAGCGCAACAAAAGAACGAAGTAGAGAAAAAGGGAGCAGCACAAGTACAAGAAAAAGGTGATGTGGCTAAAAAAGAAGAAGCAATAAAAGCGCAACAAAAGAACGAAGTAGAGAAAAAGGGAGCAGCACAAGTACAAGAAAAAAGTGATGTGGCTAAAAAAGAAGTAGCGAAGCAAGCTGTACAAGGTGAAAAATTACCAAACACAGCATCAAATAATGTAGCAATGATGGCACTAAGCGCATGTCTTGTAGCAATAGGCACATTATTTGGATTGAATCGTCGTAATAAAGTGAAGGCATAA
- a CDS encoding class D sortase — translation MTILNRIGFTLMIAGLLMGAYYSFEWYKGKSSAQDLTTEEIKNFEQQTSKQHSSEVPVNAQVPSSQIQHKEGQKVAMLNIPKIKKKFSVYWGANDATLKKGVGMFVSDLTTTPSGGGHTVLSGHRDTVFTDLGELKEKDTLILEYDNKTYTYEIQKTWITHADDRTVIIKKEEPILTLTTCYPFDYIGDAPDRYIIEAKLITSNSK, via the coding sequence GTGACGATTTTAAATCGTATTGGGTTTACGTTAATGATAGCAGGTCTATTAATGGGAGCTTATTATTCTTTTGAATGGTATAAAGGAAAAAGTTCTGCACAAGATTTGACGACGGAAGAGATTAAAAATTTTGAGCAGCAAACATCTAAGCAGCATTCTAGTGAAGTACCAGTAAACGCGCAAGTACCTTCTTCTCAAATACAACATAAAGAAGGCCAAAAAGTGGCTATGTTAAATATCCCGAAAATAAAGAAGAAATTTTCTGTTTATTGGGGAGCGAATGATGCAACTTTGAAAAAAGGAGTTGGTATGTTTGTTAGTGATTTAACGACAACTCCATCTGGAGGAGGACATACTGTACTCAGTGGGCATCGAGATACTGTATTTACAGATTTAGGAGAGTTAAAAGAAAAGGATACTCTTATTTTAGAGTATGATAATAAAACTTACACATATGAAATTCAAAAGACATGGATTACCCATGCGGATGATCGTACTGTTATTATAAAAAAAGAAGAACCAATATTAACACTGACGACTTGCTATCCATTTGATTATATAGGGGATGCACCGGATCGATATATTATCGAGGCAAAGTTAATTACGAGTAATTCAAAATAA
- a CDS encoding YegS/Rv2252/BmrU family lipid kinase, translated as MTKTKFEKVLLIVNPKAGQGDLHTNLTKIVPPLATAFPDLRILHTKQQGDATKYCQEFASKVDLIIVFGGDGTVFECTNGLAPLETRPTLAIIPGGTCNDFSRTLGVPQNIAEAAKLITKGHVKPIDVAKANGQHFLNFWGIGLVSEVSNNIDAEEKAKLGKIGYYLSTIRTVKNAETFPVKITYDGQVYEDEAVLVMVGNGEYLGGIPSFIPNVKCDDGTLDIFVVKSTGIQAFKDYIGKKLFEDSNENDIFHVKAKSIHIETEEEKEVDTDGESSLHTPCHIELLQGHFTMIYNPAFV; from the coding sequence ATGACAAAGACAAAATTCGAAAAAGTACTCCTCATCGTAAATCCGAAAGCAGGACAAGGCGATTTACATACGAACTTAACGAAAATCGTACCACCTCTTGCTACGGCTTTTCCTGATTTACGCATCCTACATACGAAACAACAAGGTGATGCAACAAAATATTGTCAAGAGTTTGCTAGTAAAGTAGATTTAATTATCGTCTTTGGTGGCGACGGAACTGTATTTGAATGCACAAATGGCTTAGCCCCTCTTGAAACTAGACCTACACTTGCAATCATTCCAGGCGGAACTTGCAACGACTTCTCTCGCACACTTGGTGTTCCGCAAAATATTGCAGAAGCAGCAAAACTCATTACAAAAGGACATGTAAAACCAATTGATGTCGCAAAAGCAAATGGACAACACTTCTTAAACTTTTGGGGTATTGGACTCGTCTCTGAAGTATCAAACAATATCGATGCAGAAGAGAAAGCAAAGCTTGGTAAAATTGGTTACTATTTAAGCACAATTCGAACTGTAAAAAATGCTGAAACATTCCCAGTAAAAATTACTTACGACGGACAAGTATATGAAGACGAAGCTGTCCTTGTTATGGTTGGAAACGGTGAATATCTCGGTGGTATCCCTTCCTTTATTCCGAACGTAAAATGTGATGACGGAACACTTGATATTTTCGTAGTTAAGTCAACAGGCATTCAAGCGTTTAAAGATTATATCGGAAAGAAACTATTTGAAGACTCAAATGAAAATGACATCTTCCATGTAAAAGCAAAATCCATTCATATTGAAACAGAAGAAGAAAAAGAAGTAGATACAGATGGAGAAAGTTCCCTTCATACACCGTGTCATATTGAATTGTTGCAAGGGCACTTTACGATGATTTATAATCCTGCGTTTGTATAA
- a CDS encoding response regulator transcription factor, giving the protein MSKNILIVEDEDILREILKDYFLSEQYKVLEARDGKEALVLFEEEEVDLVILDIMLPELDGWSVCRRIRKTSGVPIIMLTARVDEDDTLLGFELGADDYVAKPYSPPILLARAKRLLESRKTKKPLENEDDTLSIHGIHVHFPSRTVTVDEADITLTHTEFEILVYFMKNQGIVLTREQLISRIWGYEFAGDDRTVNSHIRNLRNKLGEKSKHITTVVRTGYKFEGNI; this is encoded by the coding sequence ATGTCAAAAAACATTTTAATTGTTGAAGATGAAGATATTTTACGTGAAATATTAAAGGATTACTTTTTGAGTGAACAATATAAAGTGCTTGAAGCGAGAGACGGGAAAGAAGCTTTAGTCTTATTTGAAGAAGAAGAGGTTGATTTAGTTATTCTTGATATTATGTTGCCAGAACTTGATGGTTGGTCTGTTTGCCGAAGGATTCGTAAGACGTCCGGGGTTCCAATTATTATGCTGACGGCACGTGTAGATGAAGATGATACGTTACTTGGGTTTGAGCTTGGGGCAGATGATTATGTTGCGAAACCATATAGTCCGCCTATTTTATTAGCGAGAGCGAAAAGGTTGTTAGAAAGTAGAAAAACAAAGAAGCCTTTAGAGAATGAAGATGATACGTTATCAATTCATGGCATTCATGTCCATTTTCCGTCACGTACTGTTACTGTTGATGAGGCAGACATTACTTTAACACATACAGAATTTGAAATATTAGTGTATTTCATGAAAAACCAAGGAATTGTACTAACAAGAGAGCAATTAATTTCAAGAATTTGGGGATATGAGTTTGCTGGTGATGATCGAACGGTTAATAGCCATATTCGTAATTTGCGAAATAAATTAGGAGAAAAATCAAAGCACATTACAACTGTAGTGCGAACCGGTTATAAATTCGAGGGGAACATATGA
- a CDS encoding rRNA adenine N-6-methyltransferase family protein: MQLITFLHEFIKHPKHTGAIAPSSKILAKKMVDVIDFNRAKCIVELGPGTGVFTKEIMKRKKKETIFLLIEINEVFCKELKSKFKDEQNVIVVHGSAENIKKYMEEFNIECIDYVLSGLPFTSLPEEVSKRILNNAMEAIHENGEFITFQYSLVKKGFIQHFFPEITLEKVWFNFPPAYVFSCKKELRGAYA; the protein is encoded by the coding sequence ATGCAACTCATAACATTCTTACATGAATTTATTAAACACCCGAAACATACTGGTGCGATTGCGCCAAGTTCAAAAATATTAGCAAAGAAAATGGTAGATGTAATTGATTTTAATAGAGCGAAGTGCATTGTGGAATTAGGTCCTGGTACAGGAGTCTTTACGAAAGAAATTATGAAGCGAAAGAAGAAGGAGACAATATTTCTTCTTATTGAAATTAATGAAGTGTTTTGCAAAGAGCTAAAGAGCAAATTTAAAGATGAGCAGAACGTCATTGTTGTACACGGTTCGGCTGAAAATATAAAGAAATATATGGAAGAGTTCAATATAGAATGCATTGATTACGTCTTATCAGGATTGCCTTTTACTTCTTTACCAGAAGAAGTTTCAAAACGCATTTTAAACAATGCAATGGAAGCGATACATGAGAATGGGGAATTCATTACATTTCAATATTCACTTGTAAAAAAAGGATTTATACAGCATTTCTTCCCTGAAATTACACTAGAAAAAGTTTGGTTTAATTTCCCGCCAGCCTACGTCTTTAGCTGTAAAAAAGAGCTAAGGGGAGCATATGCATAA
- a CDS encoding S-layer homology domain-containing protein, which produces MMKKYSVIAVASLLATNLLTFPSSSLAEIENKTRNSIEALPVIHSSKQSELQKQLEVIKEQQMELEKRKDILKQQEELFVKTDELKQKKEELLKQDSEDKGQLEEVQQKLEELKKQQEELEKKNPLEVKEKKIDEKNNQEETNSNELEEQTKKEELGENSRLEIDEKNKQEEINPELKEKQKREELKKQQEELLIKQQQLEQQQIELKQKEELELKRKEEQAKQELELKQKEDQAKQELELKQKEEQEKQELELKQKEEQEKREVELKRAVSNLQAAPQSFHDVPGWAEESVNYLVNKKVITGMPDGTFSPHGVLSRAEAATIMAKVLGLEVKEGDKPTFIDSKDNWASSYIAAVEKAGVIKGEGNGKFNPYGQMTRAAMATMLVQAYQLDLKVNGELPTLFNDVKDHWGEKFINILVELGISSGIDGTQWQPDKSITRAEAARLVAVTDQSKDSEVKVKKVHITKSFFTYNEPSLSSGISNEYASQEVKVYEERDGGWIKIYTDLGFKWVCLTEKKVNITKNFVTYNESSLSSGISGEYTPQEVTVVEEREGDWIKIRTSVGYKWVCLTEKKVQIDRDFTTYDAPSRSATVLAYYGPQTVTVVEERGTWLRISTYAGYQWLDTKKETKYLSKVFFAYDSPSFVSRVSGKYSPQTVEVYGEREGGWIQIQTNNGLKWVNEGNVNRSQVILNVPSIYQFPELHNGCEVVSLQMLVEHQIGRSLNKVAFAFEMPFDQTKLKNYKTSSQIWGDPDVGFVGDVTGNTPGYSINPEPLKRLLDKYARGTNLTGNDFSVLEDYVRNGKPVVTWVTVALNNPRPITTWKTPSGKTIYGRMNTHAVVLTGVDDNYVYYNDPFYGTKNVKVSKSWFASIYNQMGKKALSVD; this is translated from the coding sequence ATGATGAAAAAATATAGTGTAATTGCAGTAGCGAGTTTATTGGCAACAAATCTATTAACATTTCCTTCTAGTTCGCTAGCAGAAATTGAAAATAAAACGAGAAATAGTATAGAAGCCTTACCGGTTATACATAGTAGTAAGCAAAGTGAATTGCAAAAACAATTAGAAGTTATAAAAGAGCAGCAAATGGAATTAGAAAAAAGAAAAGATATTTTGAAACAGCAGGAAGAGTTATTTGTTAAAACTGATGAATTAAAACAGAAAAAAGAAGAGTTACTAAAACAAGATAGCGAAGATAAAGGGCAATTAGAAGAAGTTCAGCAAAAATTAGAAGAATTAAAGAAACAACAAGAAGAACTTGAAAAGAAGAATCCTTTAGAGGTAAAAGAGAAGAAGATTGATGAAAAGAATAACCAAGAAGAAACAAACTCGAATGAATTAGAGGAACAAACAAAGAAGGAAGAGCTTGGAGAGAATAGTCGATTAGAAATAGACGAAAAGAATAAACAAGAAGAGATAAATCCTGAATTAAAAGAGAAGCAAAAGAGAGAAGAATTAAAGAAACAGCAAGAAGAATTACTAATAAAGCAGCAACAATTGGAGCAGCAGCAAATAGAGTTAAAGCAAAAAGAAGAGCTTGAATTAAAGCGAAAAGAAGAGCAAGCAAAACAAGAGCTTGAATTAAAGCAGAAAGAAGATCAAGCAAAACAAGAACTTGAATTAAAGCAAAAAGAAGAACAAGAAAAACAAGAACTTGAATTAAAGCAAAAGGAAGAACAGGAAAAAAGAGAAGTAGAATTAAAAAGGGCAGTGAGTAATTTACAAGCAGCACCACAATCTTTCCATGATGTTCCAGGGTGGGCGGAAGAGTCTGTTAATTACTTAGTGAATAAAAAAGTAATTACAGGGATGCCGGATGGAACATTTTCACCGCATGGTGTATTAAGTAGAGCTGAAGCGGCTACAATTATGGCTAAAGTTTTAGGATTAGAAGTTAAAGAAGGGGACAAGCCGACCTTTATAGATTCGAAAGATAATTGGGCATCTTCCTACATTGCAGCGGTGGAAAAAGCAGGCGTTATTAAAGGTGAAGGAAACGGGAAATTTAATCCGTACGGTCAAATGACAAGAGCGGCAATGGCAACAATGCTTGTACAAGCATATCAATTAGATTTGAAAGTTAATGGAGAATTACCGACATTATTTAATGATGTGAAAGATCATTGGGGTGAGAAATTCATTAATATTTTAGTAGAATTAGGTATATCAAGTGGGATTGATGGAACACAGTGGCAACCTGATAAATCGATAACACGTGCGGAGGCAGCGCGACTTGTTGCGGTAACAGATCAATCTAAAGATAGTGAAGTAAAAGTGAAAAAGGTACATATAACGAAAAGTTTCTTTACGTATAACGAGCCATCATTATCATCAGGTATTTCAAATGAATATGCATCACAAGAAGTAAAGGTATATGAAGAAAGAGACGGTGGATGGATAAAAATTTATACGGATCTGGGTTTTAAGTGGGTGTGCTTAACTGAGAAGAAAGTGAATATAACGAAAAACTTCGTTACATATAATGAATCGTCATTATCGTCTGGTATTTCAGGCGAGTATACTCCGCAAGAAGTGACGGTTGTTGAAGAAAGAGAAGGCGATTGGATTAAAATTCGTACGAGTGTAGGTTATAAATGGGTCTGCCTAACTGAAAAGAAAGTACAGATTGATAGAGACTTTACTACTTACGATGCTCCGTCACGGTCTGCGACTGTTTTAGCGTATTATGGACCACAAACAGTAACTGTTGTAGAAGAAAGAGGAACGTGGCTTCGTATAAGTACATATGCAGGATACCAATGGTTAGACACGAAAAAGGAGACAAAGTATTTATCTAAAGTATTTTTTGCATATGACAGCCCTAGTTTTGTATCGCGTGTATCAGGGAAATATTCTCCGCAAACAGTAGAAGTATATGGTGAAAGAGAAGGCGGTTGGATTCAAATACAAACTAATAATGGTTTGAAATGGGTTAATGAAGGAAATGTTAATCGTAGTCAAGTGATATTGAACGTACCATCAATTTACCAATTTCCAGAATTACACAATGGCTGTGAAGTAGTTTCTTTACAAATGCTTGTGGAACATCAAATTGGTCGCTCATTAAATAAAGTAGCATTTGCGTTTGAAATGCCTTTTGATCAAACCAAATTAAAGAACTATAAAACATCATCACAAATTTGGGGAGATCCGGATGTAGGGTTTGTAGGTGATGTGACAGGAAATACGCCAGGATATTCTATTAATCCAGAACCATTAAAAAGATTGTTAGATAAATATGCAAGAGGAACAAATTTAACGGGAAATGATTTCTCAGTCCTAGAAGATTATGTGCGAAATGGGAAACCGGTTGTTACTTGGGTAACTGTAGCACTAAATAATCCAAGACCAATTACAACGTGGAAAACACCAAGTGGAAAAACAATTTATGGACGAATGAATACTCATGCGGTCGTTTTAACAGGTGTCGATGATAATTATGTATATTATAATGACCCATTTTATGGCACGAAAAATGTGAAAGTGAGTAAGAGTTGGTTTGCAAGTATTTATAATCAAATGGGGAAGAAAGCTTTAAGTGTAGACTAA
- the hpt gene encoding hypoxanthine phosphoribosyltransferase, whose protein sequence is MKIEIKDTLISEEQLQEKVKELALQIERDFEGEEIVVIAVLKGSFVFAADLIRHIKNEVTIDFISASSYGNQTETTGKVKLLKDIDVNITGKNVIVVEDIIDSGLTLHFLKDHFFMHKPKALKFCTLLDKPERRKVDLKAEYVGFQIPDEFIVGYGIDCAEKYRNLPFIASVVTE, encoded by the coding sequence ATGAAAATTGAAATAAAAGATACTTTAATTTCTGAAGAACAATTACAAGAAAAAGTAAAAGAACTAGCGCTTCAAATCGAACGTGATTTTGAGGGAGAAGAAATCGTAGTAATCGCTGTATTAAAAGGATCTTTCGTATTCGCTGCTGATTTAATTCGTCACATTAAAAACGAAGTAACTATCGACTTTATCTCTGCATCTAGCTACGGAAATCAAACCGAAACAACTGGAAAAGTAAAACTATTAAAAGATATCGATGTAAACATTACTGGAAAAAACGTAATTGTCGTAGAAGACATTATCGATTCTGGTTTAACACTTCACTTCTTAAAAGATCACTTCTTTATGCATAAACCAAAAGCATTGAAATTCTGTACGTTACTTGATAAACCTGAGCGTCGTAAAGTGGACTTAAAAGCTGAATATGTTGGCTTCCAAATTCCAGACGAATTTATCGTTGGCTACGGTATCGACTGTGCAGAAAAATATCGTAACTTACCATTTATCGCTTCAGTTGTAACGGAATAA
- a CDS encoding DedA family protein, protein MELHELISYIEQYGYWALFFCLWLGIIGMPIPDEMIVMSGGFVSSLGVLSVIPAFLLTYLGVVSGLSLGYILGKIFGIKVLEKLIKKKKAKYLLKSQEIVGKYGHYALVISYFIPVVRHIVPYLVGMNNMSFKTYAIYSYVTGFAWTLVYFVLGSIFGKHIEMIVTIVTEYGIYFGGIIIVVFSISYVYMHKKDAVVD, encoded by the coding sequence ATGGAGCTACATGAATTAATATCATACATTGAGCAGTATGGTTATTGGGCACTATTTTTTTGTTTATGGCTTGGCATTATCGGTATGCCGATTCCAGATGAAATGATTGTAATGAGTGGTGGATTTGTATCTTCATTAGGCGTATTAAGTGTAATTCCTGCGTTTTTATTAACATATTTAGGCGTTGTATCTGGGCTTTCTTTAGGTTACATACTAGGGAAAATATTTGGCATAAAAGTGCTTGAAAAATTGATAAAAAAGAAGAAGGCGAAGTACCTTTTAAAATCACAAGAGATAGTAGGGAAATATGGCCATTATGCATTAGTAATAAGTTATTTTATCCCCGTTGTGAGACATATCGTACCGTATTTAGTAGGAATGAATAACATGTCATTTAAAACGTATGCGATTTATTCATATGTAACAGGATTTGCTTGGACTTTAGTTTACTTTGTACTAGGCTCTATATTTGGAAAGCATATAGAAATGATAGTAACCATTGTAACCGAGTATGGTATATATTTTGGTGGCATCATTATCGTGGTTTTTAGTATTTCTTATGTGTATATGCATAAGAAGGATGCAGTGGTGGATTGA
- a CDS encoding cold-inducible protein YdjO-related protein — MYWRKNDKPVEEPEAIAVWECEEENCRGWMRKNFSLEEEPKCPLCKGNMESGERLLQKL; from the coding sequence ATGTATTGGAGAAAAAATGATAAACCTGTAGAAGAACCAGAAGCAATTGCTGTGTGGGAATGCGAAGAAGAAAACTGCCGTGGGTGGATGCGTAAAAATTTTTCATTAGAAGAAGAGCCGAAATGTCCGTTATGTAAAGGCAATATGGAAAGCGGCGAACGCTTATTACAAAAACTATAA
- a CDS encoding ABC transporter ATP-binding protein, with translation MKTVLEAKNIEKVYDTGGNKFAALKGINLQVKEGEFVGIMGPSGSGKTTLLNVLSTIDNATNGEILIDGKDIVKMNDDKLALFRRDHLGFIFQDYNLLDTLTVKENIALPLALSKVKASEIDRRVLEISKKFGIDHILSQFPYQVSGGQKQRCAASRAIVTNPSMIFGDEPTGALDSKSATDLLESMKSLNEYDNSTILMVTHDAFAASYCKRVIFIKDGELYKELHRGESTRKQFFQKIVDVMSSISGGMADDLI, from the coding sequence ATGAAAACAGTGTTAGAAGCAAAAAATATTGAAAAAGTGTATGACACGGGTGGTAATAAATTTGCAGCGTTAAAAGGTATTAACTTACAAGTAAAAGAAGGTGAGTTCGTTGGAATTATGGGACCTTCTGGTTCTGGTAAGACGACTCTTTTAAATGTTCTTTCTACAATTGATAATGCGACGAACGGTGAAATTTTAATTGATGGAAAAGATATTGTGAAGATGAATGATGATAAGCTAGCTTTGTTCCGCCGCGATCATTTAGGTTTCATTTTCCAAGATTATAACTTATTAGATACATTAACGGTGAAAGAAAATATCGCTTTACCTCTTGCATTATCAAAGGTGAAAGCGAGCGAAATTGACCGCCGTGTTCTTGAAATCTCGAAGAAATTCGGTATTGATCATATTTTAAGTCAGTTTCCTTATCAAGTGTCTGGTGGACAGAAGCAGCGCTGCGCCGCATCACGGGCAATCGTTACAAATCCAAGTATGATTTTCGGGGACGAGCCAACTGGAGCACTCGATTCTAAATCAGCAACAGATTTATTAGAAAGTATGAAGTCATTAAATGAATATGATAACTCAACAATTTTAATGGTAACGCACGATGCATTTGCGGCGAGTTATTGTAAAAGAGTTATTTTTATTAAAGATGGTGAACTATATAAAGAATTGCATCGCGGTGAATCGACGCGTAAACAGTTCTTCCAAAAAATCGTTGACGTAATGTCTTCTATTTCTGGAGGTATGGCTGATGACCTTATCTAG